CGGAGCTGCCCCGCCGGCCACACTGGTGGAGTTCACTCTCGGGTCAGGCTCTGCCATGTCGCCGGACTTCTACGACACTAGTCTTGTCGATGGCTACAATTTGCCGATAATTGTCGAGGGGACCGGCGGGACCGGCGCGTGTGGGTCGACTGGGTGCGTGACGGATTTAAACAGACAGTGTCCAGCGGAGCTTAAGGTGGCGAACGGCGGCGCGTGTAGTAGCGCGTGTGAAAAATTTGGGACGCCGGAGTACTGCTGCAGCGGCGCGTATGGTTCACCGGCGACCTGTAAGCCAACGAAATACTCTACAATTTTTAAATCGGCGTGTCCTCGGTCATATAGTTACGCCTACGACGACGCCACCAGCACCTTCACTTGCTCCGGCGCCGACTATACTGTCACATTTTGCCCTTCTTCCCCAAGGTAGAACACCATAAAACTCTTATTACatcttattaattttatttaattttaatttttaaaaataaaattttattctttttaaactttttaagttaattccatttttaactttaaattttcaatatatatatatatatatatatatatatatatatatatatatatatatatttcaccttaaaagaaaattctttttttgaCCATTTAAgaacccaattttttttataaaatgttaggttaaaaatttagaaataatttataaaaggtttgttttcatccatatattaactataataatttattttaatttttttattataaaacttaaaaaatgtaaaattacaTAGAAATGTAATTTGAACGGTAAagatattcttaaatttttttaaaaaaagttgaaaagatattaattaaactttttaaacattattttaaataaaatattttttttattaatttagcttataataaataaccttctaagtttagaaataaaaataattattttaaaaatcgagaacaaaatagtttaaaaaaaaaaaaaaaaaaaaNTTGATTCTGGGATGTGCAGCCTGAAATCGTCGACAGATTCGCCGCCGAAGACGGCGGGAGCAGGGGCGGCTACTGGCGGAACGGTGGTGGGACAGATGGTGCCGCTGCCAGAAAATTCATGGCTGGCGGATATGGCGATTGGTGACTCAACAAGAACTCACCCACattttggttttcttctttttgtgttgatttttggaagctctttctttttttcatattcaaatttattttcttcttagcattaaaaatttaaattcccATAATGAAAGATGTTGATTTGGGTAAACAAATTGgattcaaatttcatattaC
This portion of the Cucurbita pepo subsp. pepo cultivar mu-cu-16 chromosome LG08, ASM280686v2, whole genome shotgun sequence genome encodes:
- the LOC111800494 gene encoding thaumatin-like protein 1; this encodes MDLFGNHSVSCSIFFFFLLQISIGAFGAKFTFVNKCDFTVWPGILSGAGSLKFDTTGFELRKGGTRTFQAPAAWSGRFWGRTGCSFDGAGRGACITGDCGSGEIECNGNGAAPPATLVEFTLGSGSAMSPDFYDTSLVDGYNLPIIVEGTGGTGACGSTGCVTDLNRQCPAELKVANGGACSSACEKFGTPEYCCSGAYGSPATCKPTKYSTIFKSACPRSYSYAYDDATSTFTCSGADYTVTFCPSSPSLKSSTDSPPKTAGAGAATGGTVVGQMVPLPENSWLADMAIGDSTRTHPHFGFLLFVLIFGSSFFFSYSNLFSS